From Pagrus major chromosome 6, Pma_NU_1.0, one genomic window encodes:
- the osgn1 gene encoding oxidative stress induced growth inhibitor 1, translated as MDLHDKEMLPGEILPVVIIGNGPSGICLSYLLSGYTPYLSPEASHPNPLLNSKLGEQPHLSLLEQDLEYLCEGLEGRSSNPVAVLFDSLLLPDSDFGLDHTSPLEWRYEPERAIPHLVLGKGPPGGAWHAMEGSMLTLSLANWMELPGLKLKDWMREKRRNVRNDRATPAEIASYYQHYVSQMSLEQSFACGTTVTSVTRQPGGQEGSPPCWRVTGLQRREGEELADGSSVSEEVPFSLLAHNVVLATGTHDIPARLGVEGESLPFVCHSFWELEAAISRGELDQSSDPVLVVGAGLTAADAVLAAHHLNTPVYHAFRRSVTDPGLIFNQLPKLLYPEYHKVHQMMTQQQQRPSAPPQDHAQNRNDNSTPSSPSTSPSSYTGYLSFPRHRVVAFRPDKKCILESDSGQRTVVQVSKALVLIGAHPNLSFLEDNGRPLGIYTNETITCRRNPIEVDPFTNSVVAADGPGMYAMGPLVGENFVRFLKGGALAIASNIAKKQREESGREEGDLTIDRLMDRWVDKQVTTQARAEVCVLDS; from the exons GTAACGGCCCATCAGGCATCTGTCTGTCATACCTGCTGTCAGGTTACACCCCCTACCTGTCACCTGAGGCATCACACCCTAACCCCCTGCTGAACAGCAAGCTGGGAGAGCAGCCTCACCTGTCGCTGCTGgaacag GATCTGGAATATCTGTGCGAGGGGTTGGAGGGGCGATCATCCAATCCTGTGGCCGTGCTCTTTGATTCGCTGCTGCTCCCCGACAGTGACTTCGGATTGGACCACACGTCTCCGCTGGAATGGCGATACGAGCCGGAGCGCGCCATCCCTCACCTGGTGCTGGGGAAGGGTCCACCTGGAGGAGCCTGGCAT GCTATGGAGGGCTCCATGCTAACCCTGAGCCTCGCTAACTGGATGGAGCTTCCCGGACTCAAACTGAAGGACTGGATGAGAGAGAAACGCAG GAATGTACGAAATGACCGGGCCACACCGGCAGAGATTGCCTCCTACTATCAACACTACGTTTCCCAGATGTCCCTGGAGCAGAGCTTTGCCTGTGGAACCACCGTCACCTCAGTAACCAGACAGCCTGGCGGCCAGGAGGGGTCTCCGCCCTGCTGGAGAGTGACGGGACTGCAGCGTAGAGAGGGAGAAGAGCTGGCAG ATGGTTCCTCTGTTTCGGAGGAGGTGCCTTTCTCCCTTCTGGCCCACAATGTGGTGTTGGCAACGGGGACCCACGACATCCCGGCCAGGCTCGGCGTGGAGGGCGAGTCCCTGCCCTTCGTCTGCCACTCCTTCTGGGAGCTGGAGGCAGCCATCTCTCGCGGCGAGCTCGACCAGTCGTCTGACCCCGTGCTGGTGGTGGGGGCGGGGCTTACGGCGGCTGACGCGGTTCTGGCCGCCCACCATCTCAACACACCCGTCTACCACGCCTTCAGACGCTCAGTCACCGACCCCGGCCTCATCTTCAACCAGCTGCCCAAGCTGCTCTACCCAGAGTACCAcaag GTTCACCAGATGAtgactcagcagcagcagcggccgAGCGCTCCACCACAGGACCACGCTCAGAACCGCAACGACAACTCCaccccttcctctccttccacATCCCCCTCCTCCTACACGGGTTACCTGAGCTTCCCACGCCACCGGGTCGTGGCGTTCCGACCCGACAAGAAGTGTATCCTGGAGTCAGATTCTGGCCAGCGGACGGTAGTCCAGGTCTCCAAGGCACTGGTTCTGATCGGCGCACACCCCAATCTCTCCTTTCTGGAAGACAATGGTCGTCCACTTGGCATCTACACCAACGAGACCATCACCTGCCGGAGAAACCCGATTGAGGTCGACCCATTCACGAACAGCGTGGTCGCGGCAGACGGGCCGGGCATGTACGCCATGGGACCATTAGTCGGCGAGAACTTTGTCAGGTTCCTGAAGGGAGGAGCGCTGGCTATCGCAAGCAACATAGCcaagaaacagagggaggagagtggAAGAGAGGAAGGGGATTTAACCATTGACAGACTAATGGACAGATGGGTGGATAAGCAGGTGACCACGCAGGCACGAGCAGAGGTTTGTGTTCTGGATTCGTAG